In Hahella sp. KA22, one genomic interval encodes:
- the sthA gene encoding Si-specific NAD(P)(+) transhydrogenase encodes MAEYRYDVVVIGAGPAGEGAAMNAAKHGKRVAVIEDKSQVGGNCTHMGTIPSKALRHAVKQIIQFNTNTMFRDIGEPRWFSFPRVLQNAERVIGKQVKIRTQFYARNRVDLYRGRASFIDENRIEVRGGLNGKEVLYGKQIVIATGSRPYLPEDVDFTHRRIYNSDSILKLSHTPRTLIIYGAGVIGCEYASIFVGLGVKVDLINPGERLLSFLDGEISDALSYHLRDNGVLVRHNEQYDSVVGDDHGVVLTMKSGKRIRADAFLWCNGRTGNTDNLGLENIGLEPNARGQLAVDNHYRTKIPHVFAAGDVIGWPSLASAAYDQGRSASSEIVKDDFFRFITDVPTGIYTIPEISSVGRTEAELTEAKVPYEVGQAFFKDLARAQITGDTVGMLKLLFHRETMELLGIHCFGDQASEIVHIGQAIMNQPGELNTIEYFVNTTFNYPTMAEAYRVAALNGLNRIF; translated from the coding sequence ATGGCTGAATATCGTTATGATGTGGTAGTAATTGGCGCAGGGCCGGCTGGCGAAGGCGCGGCGATGAATGCTGCGAAGCACGGCAAGCGCGTTGCAGTGATTGAAGATAAGAGTCAGGTTGGCGGAAACTGTACCCATATGGGGACGATTCCGTCGAAAGCGTTGCGTCACGCAGTCAAGCAAATCATCCAGTTCAATACCAATACGATGTTCCGGGATATCGGGGAGCCGCGCTGGTTTTCTTTCCCCAGAGTCCTGCAGAACGCGGAACGAGTGATTGGTAAACAGGTCAAAATCCGTACGCAGTTTTACGCCCGCAACAGAGTGGATCTGTATCGTGGCCGCGCCAGTTTTATTGATGAGAATCGCATTGAAGTGCGGGGCGGTCTTAATGGTAAAGAAGTCTTATATGGCAAGCAGATTGTCATCGCGACAGGCTCCAGGCCCTATCTGCCTGAAGACGTAGACTTCACCCATCGCCGTATCTATAACAGCGATAGTATTCTCAAGCTGAGCCATACGCCGAGAACGCTGATTATCTACGGAGCTGGGGTTATCGGCTGTGAGTACGCCTCCATTTTCGTCGGGTTGGGCGTTAAAGTGGATCTTATTAATCCTGGCGAGCGTTTGCTGTCTTTCCTTGACGGAGAAATTTCCGACGCACTGAGTTATCACTTGAGGGATAACGGGGTGTTGGTGCGTCATAACGAGCAATACGATAGCGTGGTCGGCGATGATCATGGCGTTGTATTGACGATGAAATCCGGCAAGCGTATTCGCGCCGACGCCTTCCTCTGGTGTAACGGCCGCACCGGTAATACAGATAATCTGGGGCTGGAGAATATTGGGCTGGAGCCCAACGCCCGCGGCCAGTTGGCGGTGGATAATCATTACCGCACCAAGATTCCGCATGTATTCGCGGCGGGCGACGTGATCGGCTGGCCGAGTCTGGCTAGCGCCGCCTATGACCAGGGGCGTTCCGCATCCTCGGAGATAGTTAAGGACGATTTCTTCCGCTTTATCACCGATGTGCCTACCGGGATCTATACGATTCCTGAAATTAGCTCCGTTGGCCGTACAGAAGCGGAACTGACGGAAGCCAAGGTGCCTTATGAAGTAGGGCAGGCGTTTTTCAAAGATTTGGCCCGCGCGCAGATTACCGGCGACACGGTGGGTATGCTGAAACTGCTGTTCCATCGTGAAACAATGGAGTTGCTGGGCATTCATTGCTTCGGAGATCAGGCCTCCGAGATCGTGCACATCGGGCAGGCCATCATGAATCAGCCAGGTGAGCTGAATACCATCGAGTATTTTGTTAACACTACCTTCAACTACCCCACGATGGCGGAAGCCTATCGGGTGGCGGCGTTAAACGGACTTAATCGTATATTCTAA
- a CDS encoding 3-deoxy-7-phosphoheptulonate synthase, whose translation MLIILHPDTDISSEAYRETLNFIDALPGVSSKVHEIQGQQQKLTEIYLLGDTKKLNAEELEALPAVERVVRISEEYRILGRHADSKRTTGFHYNGLTFDQESFHVFAGLCAVDNPTHVEEMMRALKENGQQCTRMGAYKPRTNPYTFQGHGKDCLPYVFELAGKYDIKVIAMEITHESHIEEIDECLEKTGRPTGVMLQIGTRNTQNFELLKAIGRQKEYPALLKRGFGISLNESLNAAEYLASEGNANVVFCLRGMKTDGGAPHRNLVDFAHVPVIKRLTRMPVCVDPSHSVGNHERAPDGILEVTHATAQGIIAGANMVLVDFHPHPSKALVDGPQALTLPDLPAFLEDANLCRETYLKRQAIYQKAK comes from the coding sequence ATGCTGATCATTCTTCACCCCGATACAGATATTTCCTCAGAAGCTTATAGAGAAACTTTGAACTTTATTGACGCACTGCCGGGCGTCTCCAGCAAAGTACATGAAATTCAAGGTCAGCAGCAGAAGTTGACGGAAATCTATCTTCTTGGCGACACCAAGAAGCTGAACGCCGAAGAGTTGGAAGCCTTACCCGCCGTTGAACGAGTCGTACGCATTTCTGAAGAATATCGCATTCTTGGCCGCCACGCGGACAGTAAGCGCACTACCGGATTTCATTACAATGGGCTGACTTTCGACCAAGAGAGCTTCCACGTGTTCGCAGGCCTTTGCGCCGTGGACAACCCGACTCACGTCGAAGAAATGATGCGCGCCCTGAAGGAGAACGGCCAGCAATGCACCCGCATGGGCGCCTACAAGCCACGCACCAATCCCTATACATTTCAAGGTCACGGCAAAGACTGCCTACCCTACGTCTTCGAATTGGCGGGCAAATACGACATCAAAGTAATCGCCATGGAGATTACTCACGAGAGCCACATCGAAGAAATTGATGAATGCCTGGAGAAAACCGGCCGCCCAACTGGCGTGATGCTGCAAATCGGCACCCGCAATACACAGAACTTTGAGCTTCTCAAAGCCATCGGCAGACAAAAAGAATATCCAGCGCTTCTGAAAAGAGGGTTTGGCATCTCACTGAATGAATCCCTCAATGCAGCGGAATATCTGGCAAGCGAAGGCAACGCTAACGTCGTCTTTTGCCTGCGCGGGATGAAAACCGACGGAGGAGCGCCTCACCGCAATCTGGTGGATTTCGCTCATGTCCCTGTCATCAAACGTCTTACCCGCATGCCTGTTTGCGTAGACCCGTCACATTCTGTCGGCAATCATGAGCGCGCGCCGGACGGAATCCTGGAAGTCACTCACGCCACCGCTCAGGGGATCATCGCTGGCGCCAATATGGTTCTGGTGGACTTCCACCCCCACCCATCCAAAGCCCTGGTAGATGGCCCGCAGGCGCTAACCCTGCCGGATCTGCCCGCGTTTCTGGAAGATGCGAATCTATGCAGGGAAACCTATCTTAAACGCCAAGCAATCTACCAAAAGGCCAAATAA
- a CDS encoding DNA internalization-related competence protein ComEC/Rec2: MRAGNVQSFSFCVAEARRDGVLLPELASKTLRLSCYYCDVELHESGRYSLQAKLKDIRPLQNFHDPWGWQKLWRSGLYARGSIAQGSVELWRMGRDDGLMGRLAEFRSQIRGLVRSTTESMAHQQSFLALFLGARSELDETQWDVLRRSGLTHLLVISGLHIGLIAILVMFALRWALCWLPRRYADWIACGLTILAILSYVALIDYGLPALRAALAVSLALLVLRLHRRVLPSTFFIAVFTCSLLLDPLAPWSAGFWLSFVAVGLLFVAFSHRPLQSFSKPGSLWRSQMVLTVGLAGILAISFQQIPSAAPLANLIATPLITLIVVPLGLLAFALTLVWPAGGEFLLRMTDICLDGFWRVADLAALGPVLPAPLEVTLASVSFVMVGICVAGAMRMPGAVWFIGMLALLGVGMREQYEQVWFRFTLLDVGQGLASVIESHGETALYDAGPGFADGWSAGATVVDPYLKSIGVKGLKYAVISHGDSDHAGGWEDVRTNFIVASALSGEPDRVERTKPCIAGANYQVGVARMEVLWPLQGVKGKGNNRSCVIRLTVGELGILMTGDIEASAQRALLAEAKNKLASDIMVSPHHGSASSFLPEFASAVSPRVVIASAGYLNAFGHPHKLVRNWFERRGAAFYNTAEVGAVRMSVEEGGRALKIQFGGPLGEVLMTLNKNR, encoded by the coding sequence GTGCGCGCCGGTAATGTGCAGTCCTTTTCCTTTTGCGTCGCAGAGGCCCGCAGGGATGGCGTTTTGCTGCCAGAGTTGGCGAGTAAGACCCTGCGTTTATCCTGCTATTACTGTGACGTGGAGCTGCACGAATCCGGACGATATTCTCTACAGGCGAAGCTAAAAGACATTCGGCCATTACAAAACTTTCATGATCCATGGGGTTGGCAAAAACTGTGGCGGTCAGGTTTGTACGCCAGGGGCTCCATTGCCCAGGGTTCTGTTGAATTGTGGCGAATGGGACGCGATGACGGGCTTATGGGGAGGCTGGCTGAGTTTCGGTCTCAGATTCGGGGCCTAGTTCGCTCGACGACGGAGTCGATGGCGCATCAACAAAGCTTCCTGGCGCTATTTTTGGGAGCTCGTTCTGAGCTGGATGAGACGCAATGGGATGTGCTGAGGCGCTCGGGGCTGACGCATTTGTTGGTAATATCCGGCCTCCATATTGGGTTGATAGCAATACTGGTTATGTTCGCCTTGCGTTGGGCGCTTTGCTGGCTCCCGCGCCGGTACGCCGACTGGATTGCGTGTGGGCTGACTATATTGGCGATACTCTCTTATGTCGCTCTGATCGATTACGGTCTGCCGGCGTTACGCGCCGCATTGGCGGTTTCTCTTGCGTTGCTTGTGCTGCGGCTGCATCGCCGGGTATTGCCGTCGACTTTCTTCATTGCGGTTTTCACTTGCAGTTTGCTTCTGGACCCTTTGGCTCCCTGGAGCGCAGGCTTTTGGTTGTCTTTCGTGGCGGTGGGGTTGCTCTTTGTGGCCTTTAGTCATCGACCGTTGCAGTCCTTTTCGAAACCGGGGTCGCTGTGGCGGTCACAAATGGTTTTGACGGTTGGTCTGGCTGGAATTCTGGCGATAAGCTTTCAGCAGATTCCGTCGGCGGCTCCATTGGCTAACCTTATTGCAACTCCATTGATTACGCTGATTGTGGTTCCCTTGGGGTTGTTGGCGTTCGCTTTGACTCTGGTTTGGCCGGCGGGCGGGGAGTTTTTGTTGCGAATGACAGATATCTGCCTGGATGGGTTTTGGCGGGTGGCCGATCTGGCCGCGTTAGGCCCTGTTCTGCCGGCGCCTTTGGAGGTGACGCTGGCCTCAGTCAGTTTCGTCATGGTCGGAATCTGTGTAGCGGGGGCGATGCGAATGCCAGGCGCTGTCTGGTTCATCGGGATGCTGGCGCTACTGGGAGTAGGTATGCGTGAGCAATATGAACAGGTTTGGTTCCGTTTTACCTTGTTGGATGTTGGACAGGGATTGGCGTCAGTGATAGAGAGTCATGGCGAAACGGCATTGTATGACGCAGGTCCCGGTTTCGCAGATGGCTGGAGCGCTGGCGCAACTGTGGTCGATCCTTACTTGAAGTCCATCGGCGTCAAAGGATTGAAGTACGCTGTTATTAGTCATGGAGATAGCGATCACGCTGGCGGCTGGGAAGACGTGCGCACAAACTTCATTGTGGCGTCCGCGCTATCTGGTGAGCCGGACAGGGTGGAAAGAACCAAGCCCTGTATCGCCGGGGCTAACTATCAAGTTGGCGTGGCGAGAATGGAGGTCCTCTGGCCTCTGCAGGGAGTGAAAGGGAAGGGTAATAACCGCTCCTGCGTTATACGCTTGACGGTGGGAGAGCTGGGCATACTCATGACGGGAGACATTGAGGCGTCGGCGCAGCGAGCGCTATTAGCTGAAGCCAAAAATAAACTGGCGTCTGACATAATGGTCTCGCCGCATCATGGTAGCGCCTCCAGCTTTTTGCCTGAGTTTGCGTCTGCTGTGTCGCCCCGGGTGGTTATCGCCTCTGCAGGTTATCTCAATGCTTTTGGGCATCCACACAAGTTGGTGCGAAACTGGTTTGAGCGCAGAGGCGCAGCTTTTTATAACACAGCCGAGGTGGGCGCTGTGCGGATGTCGGTCGAGGAGGGCGGCCGCGCGCTTAAAATTCAGTTTGGCGGACCTTTGGGCGAGGTTCTGATGACGCTGAATAAGAATCGCTGA
- a CDS encoding DUF2062 domain-containing protein yields the protein MPKDFIKKWMPNPHKLKENKSLHFLGDILHEPNLWHINRHAIAKAVLVGVFCSFIPMPFQMVVAAFIAVWVNCNLPLAVALVWISNPVTMPPIFYFNYLVGAHILGMPKVHFEFELSFAWLGEKLYQIGLPLYFGSFICGLFFSVLGYVVVEYLWRRKIRHDWRKRQEKRAARRASGMACQNTKAQ from the coding sequence ATGCCTAAAGATTTCATCAAGAAGTGGATGCCAAATCCACACAAGCTCAAAGAAAACAAGTCTCTGCATTTTTTAGGCGACATCTTACATGAGCCCAACCTCTGGCATATCAACCGCCACGCCATCGCCAAGGCCGTTCTGGTCGGCGTATTCTGCAGCTTTATTCCCATGCCTTTCCAGATGGTGGTCGCCGCATTCATTGCGGTCTGGGTGAATTGCAATCTGCCGCTGGCCGTCGCACTCGTATGGATTAGCAATCCCGTCACCATGCCGCCCATTTTTTATTTCAACTATCTGGTTGGCGCACATATTCTAGGCATGCCAAAAGTTCATTTTGAATTTGAACTCAGTTTCGCCTGGCTGGGAGAAAAGCTTTATCAGATTGGTTTGCCGCTCTATTTCGGCTCATTCATTTGCGGGCTATTCTTCTCCGTACTGGGTTATGTTGTTGTCGAATACCTGTGGCGCCGCAAAATCAGACATGACTGGCGTAAACGACAAGAAAAGCGCGCAGCCCGACGCGCATCGGGCATGGCCTGCCAAAATACCAAAGCTCAATAA
- the nqrF gene encoding NADH:ubiquinone reductase (Na(+)-transporting) subunit F, whose protein sequence is MNTEIILGVVMFTAIVLSLVAVILAARARLVSSGDVTIEVNGDPNHTIKTPAGGKLLQTLAGEGVFLSSACGGGGSCAQCKCKVFDGGGSMLPTERAHFTRREEKEGWRLSCQVAVKQDMKIEVPEEVFGVKKWECEVVSNHNVATFIKELVLKLPDGEVVDFRAGGYVQLETPAYDVTFDKFEIEERFREDWDKHNLWRFRSVVKEPVIRAYSMANYPEERGVLKFNIRIATPPPGTNFPPGQMSSWVFSLKPGDKVTVYGPFGEFFAKETDAEMVFVGGGAGMAPMRAHIFDQLKRIKTSRKMSFWYGARSRREMFYVDDFDGLAAENDNFQWHVALSDPLPDDNWTGYKGFIHNVLYENYLKEHPAPEDCEFYMCGPPMMNAAVIKMLKDLGVEDENILLDDFGG, encoded by the coding sequence ATGAACACTGAAATCATATTGGGCGTAGTCATGTTCACCGCCATAGTGCTATCACTGGTGGCGGTGATCCTGGCGGCGCGCGCAAGACTGGTCAGCTCGGGCGACGTCACCATTGAGGTGAACGGCGATCCCAATCACACAATCAAAACGCCTGCCGGCGGCAAGTTGCTGCAAACACTGGCAGGAGAGGGCGTGTTCTTGTCGTCCGCCTGTGGCGGCGGCGGCAGCTGCGCGCAGTGTAAATGTAAGGTTTTCGACGGCGGCGGCTCTATGTTGCCGACGGAGAGAGCGCACTTTACGCGTCGTGAAGAGAAGGAAGGCTGGCGCTTGTCCTGTCAGGTTGCTGTTAAGCAGGACATGAAAATTGAAGTACCGGAAGAAGTCTTCGGCGTCAAGAAGTGGGAGTGCGAGGTGGTGTCTAACCATAACGTCGCCACTTTCATCAAAGAGCTTGTACTGAAACTGCCGGATGGCGAAGTTGTTGACTTCCGCGCCGGTGGTTACGTTCAGCTTGAGACGCCTGCTTACGACGTGACCTTCGATAAGTTTGAAATCGAAGAGCGTTTCCGCGAAGACTGGGACAAGCACAACCTGTGGCGTTTCCGTTCTGTCGTTAAAGAGCCGGTAATTCGCGCATACTCTATGGCGAACTATCCGGAAGAGCGCGGCGTACTGAAATTCAACATCCGTATCGCGACGCCTCCTCCAGGCACCAACTTCCCGCCCGGACAAATGTCCTCATGGGTATTCTCGTTGAAGCCTGGCGATAAAGTGACGGTATACGGACCCTTCGGTGAGTTCTTTGCCAAAGAGACTGATGCTGAGATGGTGTTTGTTGGCGGCGGCGCCGGTATGGCTCCAATGCGCGCGCACATTTTCGATCAGCTGAAGCGAATTAAGACCAGTCGTAAAATGTCTTTCTGGTACGGCGCTCGTAGCCGTCGTGAAATGTTTTACGTAGACGACTTTGATGGTCTGGCTGCGGAGAATGACAACTTCCAATGGCATGTGGCTCTTTCCGATCCGCTGCCTGACGACAACTGGACGGGCTACAAAGGGTTCATTCACAACGTGTTGTATGAAAACTACCTTAAGGAGCATCCAGCGCCGGAAGATTGTGAGTTCTACATGTGCGGACCGCCCATGATGAACGCGGCGGTTATCAAAATGCTGAAAGACTTGGGTGTTGAGGACGAGAATATTCTGCTAGACGATTTTGGTGGTTAA
- the nqrM gene encoding (Na+)-NQR maturation NqrM: MYVFLVVFGVMLLIVVAMSIGVILGRKPISGSCGGMSALGMEVACDICGGDKNKCEKETDAAKQSQAQAEDLAYDATRKG, encoded by the coding sequence ATGTATGTGTTTCTTGTTGTGTTCGGCGTTATGCTGCTCATCGTTGTAGCCATGTCCATTGGCGTTATCCTTGGCCGCAAGCCCATTTCAGGCTCATGTGGCGGTATGAGCGCCCTGGGAATGGAAGTCGCCTGCGATATTTGCGGCGGCGATAAAAACAAGTGTGAAAAAGAGACGGATGCCGCCAAGCAATCTCAGGCGCAGGCTGAAGATCTAGCATACGACGCCACCCGTAAGGGGTGA
- the nqrE gene encoding NADH:ubiquinone reductase (Na(+)-transporting) subunit E, with product MFEHYLSLLVKAVFVENMALAFFLGMCTFLALSKKMEAAIGLGIAVVVVLAVTVPVNNAIYNGLLREGALSWAGLPNVDLSFLGLLTYIGVIAAIVQILEMVLDKFFPALYNALGVFLPLITVNCAIMGASLFMVERDYTFGESLVYGFGAGLGWALAIIALAGIREKLKYSDVPEGLRGLGITFITVGLMSLGFMSFSGISL from the coding sequence ATGTTTGAACATTATCTGAGCCTCCTTGTCAAGGCGGTATTCGTTGAAAACATGGCCTTGGCCTTCTTCCTGGGGATGTGTACGTTCCTGGCTTTGTCCAAAAAGATGGAAGCGGCTATTGGTCTCGGTATTGCGGTTGTCGTCGTACTGGCTGTAACCGTGCCTGTTAACAACGCCATTTATAATGGCTTGTTGCGCGAAGGCGCATTGAGCTGGGCGGGACTGCCTAATGTTGACCTGAGTTTCCTTGGGTTGCTGACTTACATCGGTGTTATCGCCGCTATCGTACAGATACTGGAGATGGTGCTGGATAAGTTCTTCCCCGCGCTCTATAACGCGCTGGGTGTGTTTCTCCCGCTGATTACCGTTAACTGTGCGATCATGGGCGCCTCCCTGTTCATGGTTGAGCGGGATTACACATTCGGAGAGAGTCTGGTGTACGGTTTCGGCGCTGGACTGGGCTGGGCGTTGGCGATCATCGCTTTGGCCGGTATTAGAGAGAAGCTGAAATACAGTGACGTTCCTGAAGGTCTGCGTGGTCTGGGCATCACCTTCATCACCGTAGGTCTGATGTCGCTTGGTTTTATGTCTTTCTCAGGCATTTCTCTGTAA
- a CDS encoding biopolymer transporter ExbD — protein MKFRRQSREELSVNVTPLIDVVFLLLIFFMVSTTFTKESRLAVELPKATGEASESLADQIEVVINKDGQYTVNQRVLINSQIATLKRAVEQLSKGKNDLPFIVTADAKTPHEYVVRAMDVAGQLGYQKLSITTQRTEAE, from the coding sequence GTGAAATTCCGGCGCCAATCCAGAGAAGAGTTGTCAGTAAACGTAACGCCTCTGATTGACGTTGTTTTTCTGCTACTGATCTTCTTTATGGTCTCAACCACGTTCACCAAGGAAAGCCGTCTTGCGGTGGAGCTGCCGAAGGCCACAGGCGAAGCGTCTGAAAGCCTGGCGGATCAAATTGAGGTCGTGATCAACAAGGACGGTCAGTACACCGTTAATCAGCGAGTGCTGATCAATAGTCAGATCGCTACATTGAAAAGGGCGGTGGAGCAGTTGTCCAAGGGCAAGAACGATCTTCCGTTCATCGTTACGGCGGACGCCAAAACCCCCCACGAATATGTGGTTCGGGCAATGGATGTCGCCGGTCAGCTCGGGTATCAGAAGTTGAGCATCACCACTCAACGCACCGAAGCCGAATAA
- a CDS encoding MotA/TolQ/ExbB proton channel family protein, which translates to MYELLKAGGLIMIPILLCSVVALAIIIERFWTLRPQKVAPRSIVNDLMARLKKKELNGKTLKDLQQSTPLGRVLAAGLINAKHGREIMKESIEEEASHVVHELERFLTALGSVAAIAPLLGLLGTVIGMIDVFAEIQIAGTGNTQALAGGISKALITTAVGLTIAIPALVFHRYFQRRVDELVVEMEQQALKLVEVVHGDRDVDMSGVKSK; encoded by the coding sequence GTGTACGAGTTGTTAAAGGCCGGCGGCTTGATAATGATCCCTATTTTGCTGTGTTCAGTGGTGGCTTTAGCGATCATTATTGAAAGATTCTGGACTCTGCGGCCGCAAAAAGTTGCGCCGCGCTCTATCGTTAACGATTTGATGGCGCGCCTTAAGAAAAAAGAACTTAATGGCAAAACCCTGAAAGACCTCCAACAATCCACTCCCCTTGGGCGCGTTCTCGCCGCCGGTCTGATCAACGCCAAACATGGCCGTGAGATCATGAAAGAAAGTATTGAGGAAGAAGCCAGTCATGTTGTGCATGAACTGGAGCGTTTCCTGACGGCGTTGGGTTCTGTGGCGGCGATTGCCCCCCTGTTGGGACTGTTGGGTACGGTTATCGGTATGATCGACGTGTTCGCCGAAATTCAAATTGCCGGCACAGGCAATACGCAAGCGTTGGCGGGCGGCATTTCCAAGGCGCTGATTACTACCGCAGTGGGTTTGACTATCGCTATCCCGGCGCTGGTATTCCACCGTTACTTCCAGCGTCGCGTGGACGAACTGGTAGTCGAGATGGAGCAGCAGGCGTTGAAGCTGGTTGAAGTCGTGCACGGCGATCGTGACGTCGACATGAGCGGAGTGAAAAGCAAGTGA
- a CDS encoding FAD:protein FMN transferase — translation MGTTYHVKWAADSSKSEQELAQGVLAQLQLVDRLMSTYKPESELSRFNQSEPGSWFDFSPESFEVFQIAQGVSDISGGAFDITVGKLVNLWGFGPDLRPIKIPDDATLSSELSKVGYQHLKYQADGDKVLKETAMYVDLSAVAKGYSVDLAAKYLESQGVTDYLVEVGGEVMLSGHKPDGQPWRIAIESPVVGERRAQNVVEMDRGAVATSGDYRNYFEEDGVRYSHTIDPRTGKPIGHNLASVTVIDDTVARADALATSFMVMGPEQGMDVAVKNDIAVLFIVRRDGKFVEETSPAFLKRIKRLEE, via the coding sequence ATGGGTACGACCTATCATGTTAAGTGGGCTGCTGATTCGAGCAAATCAGAGCAGGAGCTTGCGCAGGGCGTATTAGCGCAATTGCAGCTGGTTGATCGCCTGATGTCGACGTATAAGCCTGAGTCGGAATTAAGCCGTTTTAATCAATCTGAGCCTGGAAGCTGGTTTGATTTCTCGCCTGAGTCATTTGAAGTCTTTCAAATTGCGCAAGGCGTCAGCGATATCAGTGGCGGCGCTTTCGATATCACTGTGGGTAAATTGGTGAATCTGTGGGGCTTCGGTCCTGATCTTCGTCCAATTAAGATTCCAGACGACGCTACGCTTTCCAGCGAGCTGTCCAAAGTCGGCTACCAGCATCTTAAATACCAGGCGGACGGCGATAAGGTTCTCAAAGAGACGGCGATGTACGTTGATCTCTCCGCCGTCGCCAAAGGTTATTCCGTTGACCTGGCGGCGAAATACCTGGAGTCGCAGGGCGTTACTGATTATTTGGTCGAAGTCGGCGGCGAAGTCATGCTGAGTGGTCACAAGCCTGATGGTCAGCCATGGCGGATCGCCATAGAATCGCCGGTAGTGGGCGAAAGGCGAGCGCAAAACGTGGTGGAAATGGATAGGGGCGCGGTAGCCACTTCCGGAGACTATCGTAATTACTTCGAAGAAGATGGTGTTCGTTATTCCCACACCATTGATCCGCGCACGGGCAAGCCGATTGGCCACAACCTTGCGTCGGTGACGGTCATTGACGATACCGTGGCGCGTGCGGACGCGTTGGCGACTTCCTTTATGGTAATGGGGCCGGAACAAGGTATGGATGTTGCTGTCAAAAACGATATCGCTGTGTTGTTTATTGTCCGGCGGGACGGTAAGTTTGTAGAAGAAACGTCCCCCGCGTTTTTGAAACGTATCAAACGACTGGAGGAGTAG
- a CDS encoding glycerophosphodiester phosphodiesterase produces the protein MIIVGHRGAKGEAPENTVAGFVHPYREGIRNFELDLQLSKDGYLMVIHDKTTNRTTGHAAKVAELTAAELGDLDAGLHVPPWHEPAPVPTLQDILAVCPEFQSIQLEIKTDTKSRLNILCNRLVELIQHEKLFGRVIVTSSNSWVLQQIKRLNGSIDTGYVAEKRFPGPIQTALKLNCRMLVLYYKLADEELMTEARKAGLEVSAWTVNMIPDVLRLQELGVHSVITDYPCHVLKYLKTQQPHLTHAQ, from the coding sequence ATGATTATTGTGGGTCATCGGGGCGCCAAGGGCGAAGCGCCGGAAAATACCGTCGCCGGTTTTGTCCATCCTTACCGGGAAGGCATCCGCAATTTTGAGCTGGACCTTCAGCTCAGCAAAGACGGCTACTTGATGGTCATTCATGATAAAACCACCAATCGCACCACCGGCCACGCCGCCAAGGTAGCAGAGCTAACTGCGGCGGAACTGGGCGACTTGGACGCAGGACTGCATGTTCCACCCTGGCATGAGCCTGCCCCGGTGCCAACGCTACAGGACATTCTGGCGGTTTGCCCAGAGTTTCAATCGATACAGCTGGAAATCAAGACCGACACCAAATCCAGGCTAAACATCCTCTGCAATCGACTGGTAGAGCTGATCCAACATGAAAAGCTGTTCGGGCGCGTCATCGTTACGTCATCCAACTCATGGGTGCTGCAGCAGATCAAGCGACTGAATGGCTCCATCGATACAGGATATGTCGCAGAGAAGCGCTTCCCAGGGCCAATACAAACTGCACTCAAACTTAACTGTCGAATGCTGGTGCTGTACTACAAGCTGGCCGACGAGGAGCTGATGACAGAAGCCAGAAAGGCGGGACTGGAAGTTTCCGCCTGGACGGTAAATATGATTCCTGACGTCTTACGCTTACAGGAGCTGGGCGTGCATAGCGTGATCACCGACTACCCTTGCCACGTCCTCAAATACCTGAAGACCCAGCAGCCGCATCTGACTCACGCCCAGTAG